Proteins from one Bacteroides mediterraneensis genomic window:
- the rpsU gene encoding 30S ribosomal protein S21, producing the protein MIVVPVKEGENIEKALKKFKRKFEKTGVVKELRSRQQYDKPSVLKRLKMERAIYVQKMHQNED; encoded by the coding sequence ATGATTGTAGTACCAGTAAAAGAAGGCGAAAACATTGAAAAAGCGCTGAAGAAATTCAAAAGAAAATTTGAAAAAACAGGTGTTGTAAAAGAACTGAGAAGCAGACAGCAGTATGACAAACCGTCTGTTTTGAAGAGACTTAAAATGGAACGTGCGATTTACGTTCAGAAAATGCATCAGAACGAAGATTAA
- a CDS encoding tyrosine-type recombinase/integrase, protein MWKDSFLKYLLFERNYSEKTIISYGTDLDEFEAYFKGVDEELDFTKVDADLIRGWVFSLMEESCAETTVNRKLSSLRSFYRYLLRQKAVAVDPAAKVVGPKKKKPLPVFLRDEDMDSLLEEDGFAQTFEGIRDRTMLEVFYSTGIRRAELIALKDADVDFSSSVIKVTGKRNKQRLIPFGIRLKEVLESYLAERNRFYAGGCEAFFIRKQGEPLSPSSVNYIVKRYLSRVVTLKKKSPHVLRHTFATTMLNHHAELEAVKELLGHESLTTTEVYTHTTFEELKQVYEQAHPRA, encoded by the coding sequence ATGTGGAAAGATTCTTTTCTGAAGTATCTTCTTTTCGAAAGGAACTATTCGGAGAAAACGATTATAAGTTACGGAACAGATCTGGACGAATTTGAAGCATATTTCAAAGGGGTGGATGAGGAACTTGATTTCACAAAAGTGGATGCAGATTTAATCCGTGGATGGGTATTCTCGTTGATGGAAGAAAGTTGTGCAGAAACAACGGTGAACAGGAAGCTGAGTTCGCTCCGGTCATTTTATCGCTATCTGTTGCGCCAAAAGGCGGTAGCGGTGGACCCGGCTGCGAAAGTGGTAGGTCCGAAGAAGAAGAAGCCATTGCCGGTTTTCTTGAGGGATGAAGATATGGATTCGTTACTTGAAGAAGATGGCTTTGCACAAACCTTTGAAGGAATTCGTGACAGGACGATGCTGGAGGTGTTTTATTCAACAGGAATCCGTCGGGCGGAATTGATTGCTTTAAAGGATGCGGATGTGGACTTTTCTTCCTCTGTGATAAAGGTGACGGGGAAAAGAAACAAACAGCGTCTGATTCCTTTTGGGATTAGGCTGAAAGAGGTGCTGGAGTCTTATCTGGCAGAAAGAAATCGTTTTTATGCAGGGGGGTGTGAGGCATTTTTCATCCGAAAACAAGGAGAACCATTGTCTCCGTCGTCTGTAAACTATATTGTGAAGCGATACCTGTCGAGGGTGGTGACACTGAAGAAGAAAAGCCCGCATGTGCTGCGGCATACCTTCGCAACTACGATGCTGAATCATCATGCAGAGCTGGAAGCTGTGAAGGAGTTGTTGGGGCATGAAAGCTTGACTACAACGGAGGTGTATACGCATACCACTTTTGAGGAGTTAAAACAAGTTTATGAACAAGCTCATCCTAGAGCGTAA
- a CDS encoding aminopeptidase P family protein, translated as MNLIAERIKSLRQQMAAEGISAFIVPSTDPHSGEYVPAHWESRKWISGFTGSAGTAVITLSDGGLWTDSRYFLQAADQLQGSGLTLFKDRLPETPSIAEWLGSVLKTGDKVGIDGWVNSISEAMQLKKALQSYGLELVTVDDPFHTLWKDRPSLPLDPPFILPLEYSGEPCKQKIGRIRKVLQEEGAKGLLISALDEIAWVLNMRGTDVHCNPVFVGYLLITADAATLYIHPDKLTAETRSYLTENQIQAKGYSQVAQDLEEYKEENLQLSGSTNYALYQAASLHSKVLLHDSPVLYMKAIKNETEIAGFHQAMLRDGVAMVNFLCWLEEAVKSGKETEITIDRKLYAFRAAQKDFKGISFDTIAGYQAHGAIVHYEATEETAATLQPEGFLLLDSGAQYLDGTTDITRTISLGPVTEDQKKDYTLILKGFIQLSMAHFPYGTCGTQLDVLARQFIWKAGMNYGHGTGHGVGHFLNVHEGPHQFRMNHMPALLLPGMTVTNEPGVYKAGRYGVRTENTMLIVKDQTTEFGEFYKFEPLTLCPIDLKPLLPELLSPEEKEWLNSYHQQVYTSLSPFLSQEQKEWLAKATMAVR; from the coding sequence ATGAATCTTATAGCTGAAAGAATTAAATCCTTACGCCAGCAAATGGCTGCGGAAGGAATTTCCGCCTTTATCGTTCCCAGTACTGACCCTCATTCGGGCGAATATGTGCCGGCACATTGGGAAAGCCGGAAATGGATATCCGGCTTCACTGGTTCCGCCGGTACTGCAGTCATCACCCTCTCCGACGGTGGATTATGGACTGATTCCCGTTATTTTCTGCAAGCGGCCGACCAACTTCAAGGAAGCGGTCTTACCTTATTCAAAGACCGACTGCCGGAAACACCCTCCATTGCCGAATGGCTGGGAAGTGTATTGAAAACAGGCGACAAGGTCGGTATTGACGGATGGGTCAACAGTATTTCCGAAGCCATGCAGCTGAAAAAGGCTCTTCAATCATACGGGTTGGAACTGGTAACCGTGGACGACCCGTTCCATACGCTATGGAAAGACCGTCCTTCCCTGCCCCTCGACCCTCCTTTTATTCTTCCTCTGGAATACAGCGGCGAACCGTGCAAGCAGAAAATCGGCCGGATAAGAAAGGTTCTCCAAGAGGAAGGGGCAAAAGGTCTGTTGATTTCAGCCTTGGATGAAATTGCCTGGGTCTTGAACATGAGAGGCACGGACGTACATTGCAACCCGGTCTTCGTCGGCTACCTGTTGATTACAGCTGATGCTGCTACCCTCTATATTCATCCCGACAAGCTGACAGCAGAGACCCGCAGCTATCTGACTGAAAACCAGATACAGGCCAAAGGATATTCCCAGGTGGCCCAAGACTTGGAAGAATATAAGGAAGAAAATCTGCAACTGTCTGGTTCTACCAATTATGCACTATATCAGGCAGCCAGCCTCCACAGCAAAGTCCTGCTCCACGATTCTCCGGTTTTATATATGAAGGCCATCAAGAACGAGACTGAAATTGCCGGTTTCCATCAGGCCATGCTCCGCGACGGTGTAGCCATGGTGAATTTCCTTTGCTGGCTGGAAGAAGCGGTAAAGAGCGGAAAAGAAACTGAAATCACTATCGATCGGAAACTGTATGCTTTCCGCGCGGCTCAAAAGGATTTCAAGGGCATCAGCTTCGATACGATTGCCGGCTATCAGGCACACGGAGCCATCGTACATTATGAAGCGACAGAGGAAACAGCCGCCACGCTGCAGCCGGAAGGATTCTTGTTGCTCGACAGCGGAGCGCAATACTTGGACGGTACCACCGACATCACCCGCACCATCTCCCTAGGCCCCGTCACCGAAGACCAGAAAAAAGACTATACCTTGATTTTGAAAGGATTCATCCAGCTTTCCATGGCACACTTCCCGTATGGCACTTGCGGCACGCAACTGGATGTGCTGGCTCGTCAGTTCATTTGGAAGGCAGGTATGAACTACGGACACGGAACGGGTCATGGAGTAGGGCATTTCCTCAACGTACACGAAGGGCCTCATCAGTTCCGCATGAACCACATGCCGGCCCTGCTCCTGCCGGGGATGACGGTGACCAACGAACCGGGCGTGTACAAAGCCGGACGCTACGGGGTACGTACAGAAAACACCATGCTGATAGTCAAAGACCAGACTACTGAATTTGGAGAGTTCTACAAATTCGAACCGCTCACTCTGTGTCCGATTGACCTCAAGCCGCTCTTACCGGAATTACTCAGTCCGGAAGAAAAGGAATGGTTGAACAGCTATCACCAGCAAGTGTACACATCACTCTCTCCGTTCCTGTCTCAGGAACAAAAAGAATGGCTGGCAAAAGCCACGATGGCTGTCCGCTGA
- the raiA gene encoding ribosome hibernation-promoting factor, HPF/YfiA family, protein MEVRIQSIHFDASERLEAFIQKKAEKLEKFCDNIKKVEVSLKVVKPETAMNKEAGVRILALNSEFYAEKVSDTFEESIDVCMDALSKQLMKAKEKLQGK, encoded by the coding sequence ATGGAAGTAAGAATTCAATCCATTCATTTCGATGCATCTGAAAGATTAGAGGCTTTTATTCAGAAGAAGGCCGAGAAGCTCGAGAAGTTTTGTGACAATATAAAGAAAGTAGAGGTGTCTTTGAAAGTAGTGAAACCTGAAACGGCGATGAATAAAGAGGCCGGTGTGCGTATTTTGGCGCTTAATTCAGAGTTTTACGCAGAAAAAGTAAGTGATACATTCGAAGAATCAATAGACGTGTGCATGGATGCACTGTCTAAGCAACTGATGAAAGCCAAAGAAAAACTTCAAGGGAAATAA
- a CDS encoding aminotransferase class V-fold PLP-dependent enzyme codes for MQYDVNKIREDFPILSRTVYGKPLIYLDNGATTQKPRCVVESITDEYYSVNANVHRGVHFLSQQATNLHEASRETVRKFIHARSTSEIVFTRGTTESINLVASSFVDSQMKEGDEVIVSVMEHHSNIVSWQLQAVRKGIVLKVIPMNDRGELLLDEYKKLFSEKTKLVSVAHVSNVLGTINPVKEIIDFAHSQGVPVLVDGAQSIPHMTVDVQALDVDFYVFSGHKVYGPTGIGVLYGKEAWLEKLPPYQGGGEMIKNVSFEKTTFNELPFKFEAGTPDYIGSTALAKALDYVSAIGMDHIAAYEHELTQYAMKRLKEIPGMRIFGEAEQKGGVISFLVGDIHHFDMGTLLDRLGIAVRTGHHCAEPLMHRLGIEGTVRASFGLYNTKEEVDALVAGIQRVSQMFA; via the coding sequence ATGCAGTACGATGTCAACAAGATAAGGGAAGATTTCCCCATCCTTTCACGGACCGTGTATGGAAAGCCGCTGATTTATCTGGATAACGGAGCCACTACCCAGAAACCTCGTTGTGTGGTGGAATCCATTACAGACGAATATTATTCGGTGAATGCCAACGTGCATCGTGGGGTACATTTCCTTTCCCAGCAGGCCACGAACCTGCATGAGGCTTCGCGCGAGACCGTGCGTAAGTTCATCCATGCGCGCAGCACCTCGGAGATTGTCTTTACGCGTGGAACGACCGAGAGCATCAATCTGGTGGCTTCTTCCTTTGTGGACAGCCAGATGAAAGAAGGCGACGAGGTGATTGTTTCAGTCATGGAGCATCACAGCAATATTGTTTCATGGCAGCTTCAGGCAGTCCGGAAGGGGATTGTGCTGAAAGTAATTCCGATGAACGACCGCGGTGAACTGTTGCTGGATGAGTACAAGAAACTTTTCTCGGAAAAGACGAAGCTGGTTTCCGTGGCGCACGTGTCGAATGTGCTGGGTACCATCAATCCGGTGAAGGAAATCATTGACTTTGCCCATTCACAGGGGGTTCCTGTACTGGTGGACGGTGCACAGAGTATTCCTCACATGACAGTGGACGTGCAGGCACTGGATGTCGATTTTTATGTGTTCAGCGGACATAAGGTGTATGGCCCTACGGGAATCGGTGTACTTTATGGAAAGGAAGCCTGGCTGGAGAAACTGCCTCCTTATCAGGGAGGAGGGGAGATGATCAAGAATGTGTCGTTTGAAAAGACGACCTTTAATGAGCTTCCGTTCAAGTTTGAGGCAGGTACACCAGACTATATTGGTTCTACGGCATTGGCAAAAGCGTTGGATTACGTGTCGGCCATCGGCATGGACCATATTGCAGCCTATGAGCACGAACTGACCCAGTATGCAATGAAACGCTTGAAGGAAATCCCGGGCATGCGGATTTTTGGAGAAGCGGAGCAGAAAGGTGGTGTCATTTCATTCCTGGTGGGTGACATCCATCATTTTGATATGGGTACGCTGCTCGACCGTTTGGGGATTGCCGTACGTACCGGACATCACTGTGCGGAACCGTTGATGCATAGATTAGGCATTGAAGGTACCGTACGTGCTTCTTTCGGCTTGTATAATACTAAAGAAGAAGTAGATGCCCTGGTGGCAGGCATTCAGCGTGTGAGCCAGATGTTTGCTTGA
- the sufD gene encoding Fe-S cluster assembly protein SufD, producing the protein MKAEQQYIDLFTQCEAMICRQSAEVLNAPRAKAFADFEQLGFPTRKQEKYKYTEVGKYFAPNYGLNLNRLEIPVNPYEVFKCDVPNMSTSLYFVVNDAFDKHVHPSAQLPEGVYFGSLKDMAEQHPELVKKYYGKLADTSKDALAAFNTMFAQDGVCMYVPKNVVVERPIQLVNILRADVDFMVNRRVLIILEEGAQAKLLVCDHAMDNVNFLSTQVVEVFAGENSVFDLYELEETHNSTVRFSNLYVHQEAGSNVLLNGMTLHNGTTRNTTEVTLAGKGAEINLCGMAIADANEQVDNNTFIDHKVSDCTSNELFKYVLDDQAVGAFAGKVLVREGAQHTSSQQTNRNLCATREARMYTQPQLEIYADDVKCSHGATVGQLDENALFYMQQRGISLKEARLLLMFAFVNEVIDHIRMDALKDRLHLLVEKRFRGELNKCQGCAICK; encoded by the coding sequence ATGAAAGCAGAACAGCAATACATAGACCTTTTCACGCAATGCGAGGCGATGATTTGTCGGCAGAGTGCGGAGGTGCTGAATGCGCCTCGTGCCAAAGCTTTTGCCGACTTTGAACAGCTGGGCTTTCCCACTCGTAAGCAGGAAAAGTATAAATACACGGAGGTAGGCAAGTATTTTGCTCCGAATTATGGACTGAACCTGAACCGGCTGGAGATTCCGGTCAATCCGTATGAAGTGTTCAAGTGTGATGTGCCCAACATGAGTACGTCGCTCTATTTCGTGGTGAACGATGCGTTTGACAAACATGTGCATCCTTCTGCCCAGTTGCCGGAGGGGGTGTACTTCGGTAGTCTGAAAGACATGGCCGAGCAGCATCCGGAACTGGTGAAAAAGTATTACGGAAAGCTGGCCGACACGTCGAAAGATGCGCTGGCTGCCTTCAATACCATGTTTGCTCAGGACGGCGTGTGTATGTATGTGCCGAAAAACGTAGTAGTGGAACGTCCGATACAGCTGGTGAACATCCTGCGTGCGGACGTGGACTTTATGGTGAACCGTCGGGTGCTGATTATTCTGGAAGAAGGTGCACAGGCCAAGCTGTTGGTATGTGACCATGCCATGGACAATGTGAACTTCCTTTCTACTCAAGTGGTGGAAGTCTTTGCCGGAGAAAATTCGGTGTTCGACCTGTATGAGCTGGAAGAAACCCATAACAGTACGGTGCGCTTCAGCAACCTGTATGTACATCAGGAGGCCGGAAGCAATGTGCTGTTGAACGGAATGACCCTGCACAACGGAACCACCCGCAATACGACGGAAGTTACGCTGGCCGGAAAAGGAGCGGAAATCAACTTGTGCGGAATGGCCATTGCCGACGCGAATGAGCAGGTGGATAACAATACTTTCATCGACCACAAGGTGTCCGACTGTACCAGCAATGAGCTGTTTAAATATGTGCTTGATGACCAGGCTGTAGGTGCATTTGCCGGAAAAGTGCTGGTTCGTGAAGGTGCGCAGCATACTTCTTCCCAGCAGACCAACCGGAACCTGTGTGCTACCCGTGAAGCACGGATGTATACTCAGCCACAGTTGGAGATTTATGCCGACGATGTGAAATGTTCGCATGGAGCTACAGTGGGCCAGCTGGATGAGAATGCCCTGTTCTATATGCAGCAGCGAGGCATCAGTCTGAAAGAAGCCCGCCTGTTGCTGATGTTTGCGTTTGTGAACGAGGTGATTGACCATATCCGTATGGATGCGTTGAAAGACCGCCTGCATCTGTTGGTAGAGAAACGCTTCCGTGGTGAACTGAACAAATGTCAGGGATGTGCCATCTGTAAATAA